The following are from one region of the Streptomyces rubrogriseus genome:
- a CDS encoding Ppx/GppA family phosphatase: MRTSVVDVGSNTVRLMVADAEGGVPLPVHTAKWRLRLSEQVRPGGPVPEEAVERLVGAVAEASRTADRWGASGPLAFATAVVRAAPNRREVLRTVQARTGVPLCTLPGEVEAELTFLAARRWMGWRSGPLALLDIGGGSLEVAFGRGRLPGFVASLPLGAARLTHEFLAGGRDPASPEQVKALRRRVRHQLRDAAARIRWEGPRTAVATSRTFQQLGRLCGAPPGRYGPFTERRMRCSDLGDAVGRLAALSAAERARLPGISAPRAAQSLAGAVVGHTAMKLTGLEAVALCPWAIREGVLLRHIEDGPAWWAEVVRRSDEAAPPAPVPLRLASASN; the protein is encoded by the coding sequence ATGCGTACCAGCGTGGTGGATGTGGGGTCGAACACGGTCCGGCTCATGGTGGCGGACGCCGAGGGCGGCGTTCCGCTGCCGGTGCACACCGCGAAGTGGCGGCTGCGGCTGTCGGAGCAGGTCAGGCCGGGCGGACCGGTCCCGGAGGAGGCCGTGGAGCGGCTCGTCGGGGCGGTCGCCGAAGCGAGCAGGACCGCGGACCGGTGGGGGGCGTCGGGGCCGCTGGCCTTCGCGACCGCGGTGGTGCGCGCCGCGCCGAACCGGCGTGAGGTGCTGCGCACCGTCCAGGCCCGCACCGGTGTGCCGCTGTGCACCCTGCCGGGCGAGGTGGAGGCGGAGCTGACGTTCCTCGCGGCCCGGCGCTGGATGGGCTGGCGGTCCGGCCCGCTCGCCCTGCTCGACATCGGCGGCGGCTCGCTGGAGGTCGCGTTCGGGCGCGGCCGGCTGCCCGGCTTCGTGGCCTCGCTGCCGCTGGGGGCCGCCCGGCTGACCCACGAGTTCCTGGCGGGCGGCCGGGACCCGGCCTCGCCGGAGCAGGTCAAGGCACTGCGGCGCAGGGTCCGCCACCAGCTGCGGGACGCGGCGGCGCGGATCCGCTGGGAGGGGCCGCGGACCGCCGTGGCCACCTCGCGGACCTTCCAGCAGCTCGGGCGGCTGTGCGGCGCCCCGCCCGGCCGGTACGGCCCCTTCACGGAGCGGCGGATGCGCTGCTCGGACCTGGGGGACGCGGTGGGCCGGCTGGCCGCCCTGTCCGCGGCCGAGCGGGCCCGGCTGCCAGGCATCTCGGCGCCGCGCGCGGCCCAGAGCCTGGCGGGCGCCGTCGTGGGTCACACCGCGATGAAGCTGACCGGTCTCGAGGCGGTGGCGCTCTGCCCCTGGGCGATCCGCGAGGGGGTCCTGCTGCGCCACATCGAGGACGGGCCGGCCTGGTGGGCCGAGGTGGTGCGCCGCAGCGACGAGGCCGCTCCCCCGGCGCCGGTGCCCCTGCGCCTGGCGTCCGCGTCGAACTGA
- a CDS encoding NHLP bacteriocin export ABC transporter permease/ATPase subunit — protein sequence MTTVHEGQGDLVLGALGSLGTRVDCAGFNRLDLEGPQVLWLVVSGAVDLFAVDAGEQGHWHHLGRLEAGSVLLGPVAGPQHTLVARPLRDCVVHRIGLRELYQPAPTQTWSYDAYGNPQYVPPTTSPLEYALALGVGRGLTVLFQAPMATERAGAPTDDDVFWMQVPPGSVQYGAVYGEEAAADLLMDPALWQSMVDQQYRLLTTLDRWIEQLERTHETRTAAGIKAGEAVRARADRTLLASIGKRSAQRTTAADADATYAACGLVARAAGIPLAEPASGGTESDRLDPVERIALASRVRTRSVRLADRWWREDVGPLVGHRTLSGAPVALLWRRGGYVAVHPATGRETPVERANAGEFEPRAVMFYRPLPERRLSPLRLLRFCLAGTRRDLTSLLLAGLVTVALGALVPIATGRVLGEFVPKAQTGLIVQVCLAVMLSSVVAAAFMLLQNLTILRLEGRIEATLQPAVWDRLLRLPTKFFTERSTGELASAAMGISAIRRLLAGVGPTVAQSVTVGAMNLGLLLWYSVPMAFAAIGMLVVVAGVFLGLGLWQVRWQRRLVKLTNKLNNQAFQTLRGLPKLRVAAAENYAYAAWAERFAHSRELQQRAGRIKNLNAVLGAVYLPLCTLLMFMLLAGPARGSMSAAEFLTFNASVTMLLTSVTQLTGAFVSGVAALPLFEEIRPVLDATPEVRTASTRPGPLSGAIEARRLSFRYTDDGPLVLDDVSFEVRPGEFVAVVGPSGCGKSTLLRLLIGFDRPLSGSVLYDGQDLAALDQSAVRRQCGVVLQHAQPFTGSILDVICGTEAYTPEEAMAAARMAGLAEDIERMPMGLHTIVSGSGAVSGGQRQRLMIAQALIRRPRILFFDEATSALDNETQRTVIESTKALNATRIVIAHRLSTVLDADRVIVMEDGRVAQQGPPARLLADTGGRLHELVRRQLA from the coding sequence ATGACAACCGTGCACGAGGGGCAGGGCGACCTGGTCCTGGGGGCGCTCGGCTCGCTGGGCACCCGCGTCGACTGCGCCGGGTTCAACCGCCTCGACCTGGAGGGGCCGCAGGTGCTGTGGCTCGTGGTGTCCGGCGCGGTGGACCTGTTCGCGGTCGACGCCGGGGAGCAGGGCCACTGGCACCACCTGGGGCGCCTGGAGGCGGGCTCGGTGCTGCTGGGACCGGTCGCCGGGCCGCAGCACACGCTGGTGGCACGCCCGCTGCGGGACTGCGTGGTGCACCGCATCGGACTGCGCGAGCTGTACCAGCCGGCGCCCACCCAGACGTGGTCGTACGACGCGTACGGAAACCCCCAGTACGTGCCGCCGACGACGAGTCCGCTGGAGTACGCCCTGGCCCTCGGCGTGGGGCGCGGCCTGACCGTCCTCTTCCAGGCGCCGATGGCCACGGAGCGGGCCGGCGCGCCCACGGACGACGACGTGTTCTGGATGCAGGTGCCGCCGGGCAGCGTGCAGTACGGGGCGGTGTACGGCGAGGAGGCGGCCGCCGACCTGCTGATGGACCCGGCGCTGTGGCAGAGCATGGTCGACCAGCAGTACCGGCTGCTGACCACCCTGGACCGGTGGATCGAGCAGTTGGAGCGTACCCACGAGACCCGCACGGCGGCCGGTATCAAGGCCGGTGAGGCGGTGCGCGCGCGGGCCGACCGGACGCTGCTGGCCTCCATCGGCAAGCGCTCGGCGCAGCGCACCACGGCCGCCGACGCCGACGCCACGTACGCGGCCTGCGGGCTGGTCGCCCGCGCCGCCGGGATTCCGCTCGCCGAGCCGGCCTCCGGCGGCACCGAGAGCGACCGGCTCGACCCGGTGGAGCGGATCGCGCTCGCCTCGCGGGTGCGGACCAGGTCGGTGCGGCTGGCGGACCGCTGGTGGCGGGAGGACGTGGGGCCGCTGGTCGGGCACCGCACCCTGTCGGGGGCGCCGGTGGCACTGCTGTGGCGGCGCGGCGGCTATGTGGCCGTGCATCCGGCGACCGGTCGCGAGACGCCGGTGGAGCGGGCGAACGCCGGGGAGTTCGAGCCGCGCGCGGTGATGTTCTACCGGCCGCTGCCGGAGCGGCGGCTCAGTCCGCTGCGCCTGTTGCGGTTCTGTCTGGCGGGCACCCGCCGGGACCTGACGTCCCTGCTGCTCGCCGGACTGGTGACGGTGGCGCTCGGCGCTCTGGTGCCGATCGCGACGGGCCGGGTGCTCGGCGAGTTCGTGCCGAAGGCGCAGACCGGGCTGATCGTGCAGGTGTGTCTCGCGGTGATGCTGAGCAGCGTCGTCGCGGCGGCCTTCATGCTGCTTCAGAACCTCACCATCCTGCGTCTGGAGGGCCGCATCGAGGCCACCCTCCAGCCCGCCGTGTGGGACCGCCTGCTGCGGCTGCCGACGAAGTTCTTCACCGAGCGCTCCACCGGCGAACTGGCGAGCGCGGCCATGGGCATCAGTGCGATCCGCAGGCTGCTCGCGGGGGTCGGCCCGACGGTGGCCCAGTCGGTGACCGTCGGGGCGATGAACCTCGGTCTGCTGCTCTGGTACAGCGTGCCGATGGCGTTCGCGGCGATCGGCATGCTGGTGGTCGTCGCCGGGGTGTTCCTCGGGCTCGGGCTGTGGCAGGTGCGCTGGCAGCGGCGGCTGGTCAAACTCACCAACAAGCTGAACAACCAGGCGTTCCAGACGCTGCGCGGGCTGCCGAAGCTGCGGGTGGCGGCGGCCGAGAACTACGCCTACGCGGCGTGGGCGGAGCGGTTCGCGCACAGCCGGGAGCTGCAGCAGCGGGCGGGCCGGATCAAGAACCTGAACGCGGTGCTCGGCGCGGTGTACCTGCCGCTGTGCACCCTGTTGATGTTCATGCTGCTGGCCGGCCCGGCGCGGGGCTCGATGTCGGCGGCGGAGTTCCTCACCTTCAACGCCTCGGTGACGATGCTGCTGACCTCGGTCACCCAGCTGACCGGCGCGTTCGTGTCGGGGGTGGCGGCGCTGCCGCTGTTCGAGGAGATCCGGCCGGTCCTGGACGCCACGCCCGAGGTGCGGACGGCGAGCACCCGGCCGGGGCCGCTGTCGGGGGCGATCGAGGCGCGCCGGCTGTCGTTCCGGTACACCGACGACGGGCCGCTGGTCCTGGACGACGTGTCCTTCGAGGTGCGGCCGGGCGAGTTCGTGGCGGTCGTCGGCCCCAGCGGCTGCGGCAAGTCGACCCTGCTGCGGCTGCTGATCGGCTTCGACCGTCCGCTGTCGGGCAGCGTCCTGTACGACGGTCAGGACCTGGCCGCGCTGGACCAGTCGGCGGTGCGCAGACAGTGCGGGGTGGTGCTCCAGCACGCCCAGCCCTTCACCGGCTCGATCCTGGACGTCATCTGCGGCACCGAGGCGTACACGCCCGAGGAGGCGATGGCGGCGGCCCGGATGGCGGGGCTCGCGGAGGACATCGAGCGGATGCCGATGGGGCTGCACACCATCGTGTCGGGCAGCGGGGCGGTCTCCGGGGGCCAGCGGCAGCGGCTGATGATCGCGCAGGCCCTGATCCGCCGGCCGCGCATCCTCTTCTTCGACGAGGCGACCAGCGCCCTGGACAACGAGACGCAGCGCACGGTGATCGAGTCCACCAAGGCGCTGAACGCCACCCGGATCGTGATCGCGCACCGCCTGTCCACGGTCCTGGACGCCGACCGCGTGATCGTGATGGAGGACGGCCGGGTCGCCCAGCAGGGCCCGCCCGCCCGGCTGCTGGCGGACACCGGCGGCCGGCTGCACGAGCTGGTGCGGCGGCAGCTGGCCTGA
- a CDS encoding NHLP family bacteriocin export ABC transporter peptidase/permease/ATPase subunit, whose translation MSTAQETRGRRRAAPPRRSVPKSRARTVRTPTVLQMEAVECGAASLAMVLGHYGRHVPLEELRIACGVSRDGSRASNLLKAARSYGFTAKGMQMDLAALAEVTAPAILFWEFNHYVVYDGVGRRFGRRGVFINDPGKGRRFVSLEDFDGSFTGVVLTMEPGDGFTRGGRKPGVLGAMPARLRGTAGTLPAAVLASLLLVAVGAAVPALSRTYIDMFLIGGQTSLLGVLFASMGTCVLLTVVLTWLQQANLLHGRIISSTLSSARFLRHLLQLPVTFFSQRSPADLVQRLQSNDAVAETLARDLAAAGVDAIVVVLYAVLLYTYDPQLTFVGIGVALLNILAMRIVIRLRATRTAKLRADTARLTNTAYTGLQLIETMKATGGEDGYFRKWAGQHATTLEEQQRLGVPSAWLGVVAPTLATLNSGLILWIGGMRAVEGHISVGLLVAFQALVVRFTAPLTRLNGVAGRIQDFAADVARLKDVENFRADPLYDRPGGGDSTRRLRGHVELQNVSFGYNPLDKPLLTGFDLTVGPGQQVALVGGSGSGKSTVSRLISGLYAPWDGVIRIDGQRLDDIPRGALASSVSFVDQDVFLFEGSVRDNVALWDPSIPDDAVVEALKDAALYDVVRRRPGGLHSPVEQDGRNFSGGQRQRLEIARALVRRPSILVLDEVTSALDAETELVVMDNLRRRGCACVVIAHRLSTVRDSDEIVVLDHGTVVERGRHEELLARGGAYAALVGER comes from the coding sequence GTGAGCACCGCACAGGAGACCCGGGGCAGGCGCCGCGCCGCCCCGCCGAGGCGCAGCGTGCCGAAGAGCCGTGCGAGGACCGTCCGCACGCCCACGGTGCTCCAGATGGAGGCCGTGGAGTGCGGTGCCGCCTCCCTCGCCATGGTGCTGGGACACTACGGCCGCCATGTCCCCCTGGAGGAGCTGCGGATCGCCTGCGGTGTCTCCCGCGACGGGTCCCGGGCGAGCAATCTGCTGAAGGCCGCGCGGAGTTACGGGTTCACCGCCAAGGGCATGCAGATGGACCTGGCCGCCCTCGCCGAGGTGACGGCACCGGCCATCCTCTTCTGGGAGTTCAACCACTACGTCGTCTACGACGGCGTGGGCCGCCGGTTCGGGCGGCGCGGGGTGTTCATCAACGACCCGGGCAAGGGACGCAGGTTCGTGTCCCTGGAGGACTTCGACGGGTCCTTCACCGGTGTCGTGCTGACCATGGAGCCCGGTGACGGCTTCACCCGCGGCGGCCGCAAGCCCGGTGTGCTCGGCGCGATGCCCGCCCGGCTGCGCGGAACCGCGGGCACGCTGCCCGCCGCGGTGCTGGCGAGCCTGCTCCTGGTGGCGGTCGGCGCGGCGGTGCCCGCGCTCAGCCGCACCTACATCGACATGTTCCTCATCGGGGGGCAGACCTCGCTGCTCGGCGTGCTGTTCGCGTCGATGGGGACCTGCGTCCTGCTCACGGTGGTGCTGACCTGGCTCCAGCAGGCCAACCTGCTGCACGGGCGCATCATCTCCTCCACCCTCTCCAGCGCCCGCTTCCTGCGGCACCTGCTGCAGCTGCCGGTGACCTTCTTCTCCCAGCGCAGCCCCGCCGACCTGGTGCAGCGGCTCCAGTCCAACGACGCGGTCGCCGAGACGCTGGCCCGCGACCTCGCCGCGGCGGGCGTGGACGCGATCGTGGTCGTCCTGTACGCCGTGCTGCTGTACACGTACGACCCGCAGCTCACCTTCGTCGGCATCGGTGTGGCGCTGCTCAACATCCTGGCGATGCGGATCGTCATCCGGCTGCGCGCGACCCGTACGGCGAAGCTGCGGGCGGACACGGCGCGGCTGACCAACACCGCCTACACCGGTCTCCAGCTGATCGAGACGATGAAGGCGACCGGCGGCGAGGACGGCTACTTCCGCAAGTGGGCCGGCCAGCACGCCACCACGCTGGAGGAGCAGCAGCGGCTCGGGGTGCCCAGTGCCTGGCTGGGCGTGGTCGCGCCGACGCTGGCGACGCTGAACAGCGGGCTGATCCTGTGGATCGGCGGCATGCGCGCGGTCGAGGGCCACATCTCGGTCGGCCTGCTGGTCGCCTTCCAGGCGCTGGTGGTCCGCTTCACGGCGCCGCTGACCCGGCTGAACGGTGTCGCGGGCCGCATCCAGGACTTCGCGGCCGACGTGGCCCGCCTCAAGGACGTGGAGAACTTCCGGGCGGATCCGCTCTACGACCGCCCCGGTGGCGGTGACTCCACCCGCCGGCTGCGCGGGCACGTGGAGCTGCAGAACGTCTCCTTCGGCTACAACCCGCTCGACAAGCCGCTGCTGACCGGTTTCGACCTGACCGTGGGACCGGGGCAGCAGGTGGCCCTGGTCGGCGGTTCGGGCAGCGGCAAGTCGACGGTGTCGCGGCTGATCTCGGGCCTGTACGCGCCGTGGGACGGCGTGATCCGCATCGACGGGCAGCGGCTCGACGACATCCCGCGCGGGGCGCTGGCGTCCTCCGTCTCCTTCGTCGACCAGGACGTGTTCCTGTTCGAGGGCTCGGTGCGGGACAACGTGGCGCTGTGGGATCCGTCGATCCCCGACGACGCCGTGGTGGAGGCGCTCAAGGACGCCGCGCTGTACGACGTGGTGAGGCGCAGGCCGGGCGGGCTGCACAGCCCGGTGGAGCAGGACGGCCGCAACTTCTCCGGCGGGCAGCGCCAGCGCCTGGAGATCGCGCGGGCCCTGGTGCGCCGGCCCAGCATCCTCGTCCTGGACGAGGTGACCAGCGCGCTGGACGCGGAGACCGAGCTGGTGGTGATGGACAACCTGCGCCGGCGCGGCTGCGCCTGCGTGGTGATCGCGCACCGGCTCAGCACGGTGCGGGACAGCGACGAGATCGTCGTCCTCGACCACGGCACGGTCGTGGAGCGCGGGCGGCACGAGGAGCTGCTGGCGCGCGGTGGCGCGTACGCGGCACTGGTCGGGGAGCGGTGA
- a CDS encoding HlyD family efflux transporter periplasmic adaptor subunit yields MQFRQQALAKLQSPEELDLPVRFARPQGWLVLSVTLVAMAAASVWAVGGSVTSTVSAPAVLTHGQGSYLLQSPVSGQVTAVLARPGQRLAADAPVLKVRTAKGETVVRTVDAGRVSALAATVGQIIGTGANVASVEKVAHADDPLYATVYVPAENAAAIPAHASVDLTVQSVPTQQYGVLHGEVKSVDRSAQSAQTIGAFLGDSALGEQFTEDGRPVAVTVRLATSKSTKSGYEWSSADGPPFELTSMTLASGSIRLADQRPVDWLLP; encoded by the coding sequence GTGCAGTTCCGCCAACAGGCCCTCGCAAAACTCCAGTCACCGGAGGAGCTCGATCTCCCGGTGCGTTTCGCCCGTCCCCAGGGCTGGCTGGTGCTGTCCGTGACGCTGGTCGCCATGGCCGCCGCGTCCGTGTGGGCGGTGGGCGGCTCGGTGACCTCCACGGTGTCCGCGCCCGCCGTCCTCACTCACGGCCAGGGCAGTTACCTCCTGCAGAGCCCCGTCTCCGGGCAGGTCACCGCGGTCCTGGCCCGTCCGGGGCAGCGGCTGGCCGCCGACGCCCCGGTGCTGAAGGTCCGCACCGCGAAGGGCGAGACGGTGGTCCGCACGGTGGACGCCGGCCGGGTCAGCGCACTCGCCGCCACCGTCGGGCAGATCATCGGTACCGGCGCGAACGTCGCGTCCGTCGAGAAGGTCGCCCACGCCGACGACCCGCTCTACGCCACCGTGTACGTCCCCGCGGAGAACGCCGCCGCCATCCCCGCCCACGCCTCGGTCGACCTGACCGTTCAGTCGGTGCCGACGCAGCAGTACGGCGTCCTGCACGGGGAGGTGAAGTCCGTGGACCGCTCGGCCCAGTCGGCGCAGACGATCGGCGCGTTCCTCGGGGACAGCGCGCTCGGCGAGCAGTTCACCGAGGACGGCAGGCCGGTGGCCGTGACGGTGCGGCTGGCGACCTCGAAGTCCACGAAGAGCGGCTACGAGTGGTCCTCGGCCGACGGACCGCCGTTCGAACTGACCTCCATGACCCTGGCCTCGGGCTCGATCCGGCTGGCCGACCAGCGTCCCGTCGATTGGCTGCTGCCGTGA
- a CDS encoding S1 family peptidase: protein MSHKRIPKRRAAMAAGGVVALGAAAILLPNANASQDGGSSDHAAAAPRTLKAADASDLAARLAGLLGDTFAGSYYDSGARQLVVNVVPGDDNQVVAQAEQAGAKVRQVDNSMGELRSGAQTLKAEAGIPGTAWAIDPRTNKILVTADSTVTGDRWDRLESTVDGLGSGMATVRKSAGTFKTFASGGDAIFGGGARCSLGFNVTAGDGSPAFLTAGHCGVAADQWSDAQGGQPIATVDQAVFPGQGDFALVKYDDPATEAPSEVNLGDQTLPISGAAEAAVGQEVFRMGSTTGLADGQVLGLDATVNYPEGTVTGLIQTDVCAEPGDSGGSLFTRDGLAIGLTSGGSGDCTVGGETFFQPVTTALAAVGATLGGEDGGAGAGDASGAGAGAGEEGDAGGAGDAGDGGAGAGDGGGAGDAGETGDGAAVGGGDGSGLTG from the coding sequence TTGAGTCACAAGCGAATCCCGAAGCGCAGGGCCGCGATGGCGGCGGGCGGTGTGGTGGCGCTCGGCGCGGCCGCGATCCTGCTGCCGAACGCCAACGCCTCGCAGGACGGCGGCTCCTCGGACCATGCCGCCGCGGCACCCAGGACCCTCAAGGCGGCGGACGCGTCGGATCTCGCCGCACGGCTCGCCGGCCTGCTCGGCGACACCTTCGCCGGCTCCTACTACGACTCCGGCGCCCGGCAACTGGTCGTCAACGTCGTCCCCGGCGACGACAACCAGGTGGTCGCGCAGGCCGAGCAGGCGGGTGCGAAGGTCCGCCAGGTCGACAACAGCATGGGCGAGCTGCGCAGCGGCGCTCAGACCCTCAAGGCCGAGGCCGGCATCCCCGGGACCGCGTGGGCGATCGACCCGCGCACCAACAAGATCCTGGTGACCGCCGACAGCACCGTCACCGGCGACCGGTGGGACCGGCTGGAGTCCACCGTCGACGGCCTCGGCTCCGGCATGGCGACGGTCAGGAAGTCCGCCGGCACCTTCAAGACCTTCGCGTCGGGCGGCGACGCGATCTTCGGCGGCGGAGCGCGCTGCTCACTCGGCTTCAACGTCACCGCGGGCGACGGCTCGCCCGCCTTCCTGACGGCCGGTCACTGCGGGGTGGCGGCCGACCAGTGGTCCGACGCACAGGGCGGACAGCCGATCGCCACCGTCGACCAGGCGGTCTTCCCCGGCCAGGGCGACTTCGCGCTCGTCAAATACGACGACCCGGCGACCGAGGCGCCGAGCGAGGTCAACCTCGGCGACCAGACCCTGCCGATCAGCGGGGCCGCCGAGGCGGCGGTCGGCCAGGAGGTCTTCCGCATGGGCAGTACGACCGGACTGGCCGACGGGCAGGTGCTCGGCCTGGACGCCACCGTCAACTACCCCGAGGGCACGGTCACCGGCCTCATACAGACCGACGTCTGCGCCGAGCCAGGCGACAGCGGCGGCTCCCTCTTCACGCGGGACGGCCTCGCGATCGGCCTGACCTCCGGCGGGAGCGGTGACTGCACGGTCGGCGGCGAGACCTTCTTCCAGCCGGTCACCACGGCCCTGGCGGCGGTCGGCGCCACCCTCGGGGGCGAGGACGGCGGCGCGGGTGCCGGAGACGCGAGCGGTGCTGGTGCCGGTGCCGGCGAGGAGGGTGACGCAGGAGGTGCGGGCGACGCGGGCGACGGCGGCGCCGGTGCGGGTGACGGGGGTGGCGCAGGTGACGCGGGTGAGACGGGTGACGGTGCGGCCGTCGGCGGTGGGGACGGCTCGGGGCTGACGGGCTGA
- a CDS encoding SpoIIE family protein phosphatase — protein MPHKRCNGEVAGEDAAERGPRTLRAEGALNAIVAGPVPQDRLRGILEQALVFAGASFAALYTPGDDRELLCLVESAGVPRSLYGVRDSYPASGGSPVADAHRAGEAVWIGPEEFAGSAESRHVPSSGFSLAVLPVRGDGGGCFLALTERPDGFDADDRTCLEVIAEAMTCPAPAGSADRVEAGDLQPDAFTLAMDTGRAEVGDDILRLFGLAPGEFDGKVETLLGLTVPEDLPSLMSVTESDHMTIGERELEFRVLQPTGPPKWLRLSGRLLPGGDGRPALLVGTVADASTLRPDVTDVARVQRLAAALATAGTVRDVSQAVVAALRRPLRADRIALAELENDRLVVTVLDPPDPESWPELWRLEWRTEWPDAPVRAMPTLAAALREGRARIWPAGTGDLEPALADVGPGGLAVLPLPAGGRMAGACLIGWDAPHDFGPDERALLTASAGLAGQALMRAHAFDAEHELVGMLQRQLLPRRLPKLPGAVAVARYLPSTAGLELGGDWYDVIPLPDHHVALVIGDVQGHSAGAATLMGQMRTALRAYAVEGHPPDVVVSHANRLLTGMETDLFATCVYVDLDMEEGSAWCVRAGHLPPVLRHPDGSTEIAEVEGGPPLGVVTQADFPMSPLRLRPGTLIALTTDGLVETPESDIDEGMDRFAHALAVSAPGHLGLVADALLGNARRNDDVALLLVRYDGMALRPLRESWSVWRLPEAVRHARRFTRRTLRTWGVPDDDIDGVLLIVSELVTNALVHTDGKVRLDLTLIGARLRVAVADASPRTPVKPTSIGWEATGGRGILLVEAMSATWGTLPVSGGKQVWSEIPVGGG, from the coding sequence ATGCCTCACAAGCGCTGTAATGGCGAGGTGGCCGGAGAGGACGCTGCGGAACGCGGACCGAGGACGCTGCGTGCCGAGGGCGCCCTGAACGCGATCGTGGCCGGACCGGTGCCGCAGGACCGGCTGCGCGGAATCCTGGAGCAGGCGCTGGTCTTCGCGGGCGCCTCCTTCGCCGCGCTCTACACGCCGGGCGACGACCGCGAGCTGCTCTGCCTGGTCGAGTCGGCCGGAGTGCCCCGCTCCCTGTACGGCGTACGCGACAGCTACCCCGCGTCCGGCGGCTCCCCGGTCGCCGACGCCCACCGGGCCGGCGAGGCGGTGTGGATCGGGCCGGAGGAGTTCGCCGGATCGGCGGAGTCACGGCACGTGCCGTCGAGCGGCTTCTCACTCGCCGTCCTGCCCGTGCGCGGGGACGGCGGCGGCTGCTTCCTCGCCCTGACCGAGCGCCCGGACGGGTTCGACGCCGACGACCGTACGTGCCTGGAGGTGATCGCCGAGGCGATGACCTGCCCCGCCCCGGCCGGGAGCGCCGACCGTGTCGAGGCCGGTGACCTCCAGCCGGACGCCTTCACCCTGGCCATGGACACCGGTCGGGCGGAGGTCGGCGACGACATCCTGCGGCTGTTCGGACTGGCCCCCGGGGAGTTCGACGGCAAGGTGGAGACGCTGCTCGGCCTCACCGTGCCGGAGGACCTGCCGTCGCTGATGTCGGTGACCGAGTCCGACCACATGACCATCGGCGAGCGCGAGCTGGAGTTCCGGGTGCTGCAGCCCACCGGCCCGCCGAAGTGGCTGCGGCTCAGCGGGCGCCTGCTGCCCGGCGGCGACGGCCGGCCGGCCCTCCTGGTCGGCACCGTCGCCGACGCCTCCACCCTGCGCCCGGACGTGACCGACGTCGCCCGCGTCCAGCGGCTGGCCGCCGCGCTCGCCACCGCCGGGACCGTGCGCGACGTGAGCCAGGCCGTCGTCGCCGCCCTGCGCAGACCGCTCAGGGCCGACCGCATCGCGCTGGCCGAGCTGGAGAACGACCGGCTCGTCGTCACCGTCCTGGACCCGCCGGACCCCGAGTCCTGGCCCGAACTGTGGCGCCTGGAGTGGCGCACCGAGTGGCCGGACGCCCCGGTACGGGCCATGCCCACCCTGGCCGCCGCGCTGCGCGAGGGACGCGCCCGGATCTGGCCCGCCGGCACCGGCGACCTGGAGCCCGCCCTCGCCGACGTCGGCCCCGGCGGCCTCGCCGTGCTGCCGCTGCCCGCCGGCGGACGCATGGCCGGGGCCTGCCTGATCGGCTGGGACGCCCCGCACGACTTCGGCCCCGACGAACGGGCCCTGCTCACCGCCTCCGCGGGCCTGGCCGGGCAGGCCCTGATGCGCGCCCATGCCTTCGACGCCGAGCACGAGCTGGTCGGCATGCTCCAGCGCCAGCTGCTGCCGCGCCGACTGCCCAAGCTGCCCGGCGCGGTCGCCGTCGCCCGCTACCTGCCCAGCACGGCGGGCCTGGAGCTGGGCGGCGACTGGTACGACGTGATCCCGCTGCCCGACCACCACGTCGCCCTCGTCATCGGCGACGTCCAGGGACACAGCGCCGGGGCGGCCACCCTCATGGGCCAGATGCGCACCGCCCTGCGCGCCTACGCCGTCGAAGGTCACCCGCCGGACGTCGTCGTCTCCCACGCCAACCGGCTGCTTACCGGCATGGAGACCGACCTCTTCGCCACCTGCGTCTACGTCGACCTCGACATGGAGGAGGGCTCCGCCTGGTGCGTGCGCGCGGGGCACCTGCCACCGGTGCTGCGCCACCCCGACGGCAGCACCGAGATCGCGGAGGTGGAGGGCGGCCCACCGCTCGGCGTGGTGACCCAGGCCGACTTCCCGATGAGCCCGCTGCGGCTGCGTCCCGGCACGCTGATCGCCCTCACCACGGACGGCCTCGTGGAGACGCCGGAGTCCGACATCGACGAGGGCATGGACCGGTTCGCGCACGCGCTGGCCGTCTCCGCCCCCGGCCACCTCGGACTCGTCGCCGACGCCCTGCTCGGCAACGCGCGCCGCAACGACGACGTGGCCCTGCTGCTGGTGCGCTACGACGGCATGGCCCTGCGCCCGCTGCGCGAGAGCTGGTCGGTGTGGCGGCTGCCGGAGGCCGTACGGCACGCCCGCCGCTTCACCCGGCGCACCCTGCGCACCTGGGGCGTACCGGACGACGACATCGACGGAGTGCTCCTGATCGTCTCCGAGCTGGTCACCAACGCCCTGGTGCACACCGACGGCAAGGTACGGCTCGACCTCACCCTGATCGGCGCACGGCTGCGCGTGGCCGTCGCCGACGCCTCGCCGCGCACGCCGGTCAAGCCGACCAGCATCGGCTGGGAGGCCACCGGCGGACGCGGCATCCTCCTGGTCGAGGCGATGTCGGCGACCTGGGGCACGCTGCCGGTCAGCGGGGGCAAGCAGGTGTGGAGCGAGATCCCGGTGGGCGGCGGCTGA